In Persephonella sp. IF05-L8, the following are encoded in one genomic region:
- the rpmB gene encoding 50S ribosomal protein L28: protein MAVCQICGKKTAHGNRVAHSATTSKRVWRPNLQRVRAVMPDGSTKRIYVCAKCLKAGKVKKAVR, encoded by the coding sequence ATGGCAGTCTGTCAAATATGCGGAAAGAAAACTGCACATGGAAACAGAGTTGCACACTCTGCAACAACGTCTAAAAGAGTATGGAGACCTAATCTTCAAAGAGTTAGAGCTGTTATGCCAGACGGTTCTACAAAAAGAATATATGTATGTGCAAAATGCCTGAAAGCAGGCAAAGTTAAAAAAGCGGTCAGATAA